The following are from one region of the Moritella sp. 24 genome:
- the malF gene encoding maltose ABC transporter permease MalF: protein MQTVKVADILGDDTPDDQSACNKVNSRFFSPHFIKWCTLTLIGLMNGYASVLMYSRGETSFAVLTLILTSLALYIFGSKKTYAHRYIYPGVAGMILFIIFPLVYTVGIAFTNYSAKNQLSFERAQSVLLDNTYQSGDSYKFDLYRSENGYRLAVKDGTQLLVTDEINLTQPNSRRLVLSATDSVIGSKAKIKDIIKNRAMLNTVDLVLPNGNAIRMSGLRKFAAVQPLYSLEKDGTTLVNNKDKTVLIPNMETGFYQTIDAQGNYVGDPLSPGFTVVIGTANFERIWQDDGIKEPFISIFFWTIIFSGLSVVATVIIGLVLASIVQWEALRGRAIYRMLLILPYAVPSFISILIFKGLFNQSFGEINMVLEAMFGLSPSWFSDPVSAKAMVLMVNIWLGFPYMMILSMGMLKSIPDDLYEASALDGAGPLQNFKNITFPMMMKPLLPLMIASFSFNFNNFVLIQLLTQGGPNMIGTSEPAGYTDLLVNYTYRIAFEGAGGQDFGLASAITTLIFLLVGGLALFNLRFTKLSEK from the coding sequence ATGCAGACTGTTAAAGTAGCTGACATTCTCGGTGATGATACACCGGATGATCAATCGGCTTGCAACAAAGTCAATTCTCGATTTTTTTCTCCGCATTTTATTAAATGGTGCACCCTCACGCTTATTGGGTTAATGAATGGTTATGCGTCGGTATTGATGTATTCACGTGGTGAGACGTCATTTGCGGTCTTAACGCTTATTCTAACCTCGTTGGCTTTGTATATTTTTGGTAGTAAAAAGACCTACGCACACCGTTATATTTATCCGGGTGTGGCGGGCATGATCTTGTTTATTATTTTCCCTCTGGTGTACACGGTGGGTATCGCGTTTACTAATTACAGTGCTAAAAACCAGCTGTCGTTTGAACGTGCACAATCTGTTTTGCTGGATAATACCTATCAAAGTGGTGACAGCTATAAATTCGATTTGTACCGCAGTGAAAATGGTTATCGCCTTGCCGTTAAAGACGGTACGCAATTATTAGTGACGGATGAAATTAATTTAACGCAACCAAATAGCCGACGTTTGGTGCTTAGCGCAACAGATAGCGTGATTGGTAGCAAAGCGAAAATAAAAGACATTATCAAAAATCGCGCGATGTTAAACACCGTGGATTTAGTGTTGCCCAATGGCAATGCAATTCGGATGAGTGGGTTACGTAAATTTGCAGCTGTTCAGCCGCTTTACAGCCTCGAAAAAGACGGGACAACACTCGTTAATAATAAAGATAAAACCGTGTTAATTCCGAATATGGAAACAGGCTTTTATCAAACCATTGATGCGCAAGGTAACTATGTTGGTGACCCGTTATCACCTGGATTCACAGTGGTGATTGGCACGGCAAACTTTGAACGTATTTGGCAAGATGACGGGATTAAAGAACCGTTTATTAGTATTTTCTTTTGGACGATTATTTTTTCTGGACTCTCTGTTGTTGCCACCGTGATTATTGGTTTAGTGCTGGCAAGCATTGTGCAGTGGGAAGCATTACGCGGTCGTGCTATTTATCGCATGTTGTTAATTTTACCTTATGCGGTGCCATCATTTATTTCTATTCTGATTTTTAAAGGTTTGTTCAACCAAAGCTTCGGTGAAATTAATATGGTGTTAGAAGCTATGTTTGGTCTGTCGCCAAGTTGGTTCTCTGACCCTGTTTCGGCCAAAGCCATGGTATTGATGGTGAATATTTGGCTTGGTTTCCCGTACATGATGATTTTAAGCATGGGTATGTTGAAATCGATTCCAGATGATTTATACGAAGCATCGGCATTGGATGGCGCAGGACCACTGCAAAACTTCAAGAACATTACTTTCCCAATGATGATGAAACCATTATTACCATTAATGATTGCCAGCTTCTCGTTTAACTTTAATAACTTTGTATTAATTCAATTGTTAACGCAAGGTGGACCAAACATGATTGGTACGAGTGAGCCTGCGGGTTATACCGACTTGTTGGTTAACTACACTTATCGCATTGCTTTTGAAGGTGCTGGTGGCCAAGACTTTGGTTTAGCTAGTGCAATTACCACGCTTATCTTCTTGTTAGTGGGTGGTTTAGCGCTCTTTAACTTACGTTTCACCAAGCTGTCAGAAAAATAA
- the malE gene encoding maltose/maltodextrin ABC transporter substrate-binding protein MalE, with amino-acid sequence MRKTLTAVALLTAMNSLSAYAAIEEGQLTIWINGDKGYNGLAEVGKQFEADTGIKVTVAHPDSLQDKFPQVAATGDGPDIVFWAHDRFGGYAQAGLLAEIKPSKELKDSMIDFTWDAVKYNGKYIGYPVAVESLSLIYNKDLVKTPPKNWEDVATLDKQLKAQGKSAIMWNLKEPYFTWPLMAADGGYAFKTNANGYDVKDSGVNNAGVKGSMQLVQNLIADKVISPDMDYSVSESEFIKGNVAMTINGPWSWGNVDKSDINYGVAELPQFNGSHSKPFVGVLTAGISTASPNKDLAVEFIENYLLTDEGLAQVNSDKPLGAVALTSYQAQLATDSRIAATMNNAMNGEIMPNIPQMSAFWSATKNAIINIVDGRQSIDAALSDAEKQMTK; translated from the coding sequence ATGAGAAAAACCTTAACAGCGGTAGCACTACTAACTGCAATGAACTCTTTATCTGCCTATGCTGCTATTGAAGAAGGCCAGTTAACAATCTGGATTAACGGCGATAAAGGTTATAACGGTCTTGCTGAAGTAGGCAAGCAGTTTGAAGCTGATACTGGCATTAAGGTGACAGTTGCGCATCCAGATAGCTTACAAGACAAGTTCCCACAAGTAGCTGCAACGGGTGACGGTCCTGATATCGTATTTTGGGCTCATGACCGTTTTGGTGGTTATGCGCAAGCGGGTTTATTAGCCGAAATTAAACCATCGAAAGAACTGAAAGACAGCATGATTGACTTCACGTGGGATGCGGTTAAATACAACGGGAAATACATCGGTTACCCAGTTGCGGTTGAATCTCTTTCACTCATTTATAATAAAGATTTAGTTAAAACTCCACCAAAAAATTGGGAAGATGTAGCGACATTAGATAAGCAACTTAAAGCGCAGGGTAAATCTGCCATTATGTGGAATCTAAAAGAACCGTACTTCACTTGGCCGTTAATGGCGGCAGACGGTGGCTATGCATTTAAAACCAATGCTAATGGTTATGATGTGAAAGATTCAGGCGTGAATAATGCGGGTGTTAAAGGCAGTATGCAGTTAGTGCAAAACCTCATTGCTGATAAGGTTATTTCACCTGATATGGATTATTCAGTATCTGAATCAGAGTTTATTAAAGGCAATGTTGCAATGACTATTAATGGCCCTTGGTCATGGGGTAACGTAGACAAGTCTGATATTAATTATGGTGTTGCTGAATTGCCACAATTTAACGGCAGTCACTCTAAACCGTTTGTAGGTGTATTAACAGCGGGTATTAGTACTGCGTCGCCAAACAAAGATCTCGCGGTTGAGTTTATCGAAAACTACTTATTGACAGATGAAGGTCTGGCTCAAGTGAACAGTGATAAGCCATTAGGTGCTGTTGCATTGACGTCATACCAAGCGCAGTTAGCGACTGATAGCCGTATTGCTGCAACAATGAATAATGCGATGAACGGTGAAATTATGCCAAATATCCCACAGATGAGCGCATTTTGGAGTGCAACTAAAAATGCCATCATTAACATTGTTGATGGTCGTCAATCAATTGATGCTGCGTTAAGTGATGCTGAAAAGCAGATGACAAAGTAG
- the malK gene encoding maltose/maltodextrin ABC transporter ATP-binding protein MalK: MANVTLNNVCKAYGDVLISKNVDLEINDGEFVVFVGPSGCGKSTLLRCIAGLEDITSGDLFIGGKRMNDVEPSKRGVGMVFQSYALYPHLDLTDNMSFGLKLAKADKQLIKDRVKHAADILQLTPLLDRKPKSLSGGQRQRVAIGRTLVSQPEVFLLDEPLSNLDAALRVKMRIELAKLHKQLGCTMIYVTHDQVEAMTMADKIVVLDGGNVAQVGAPLDIYHYPKNIFVAGFIGSPKMNFINVNIQATEADRVEVLLPNCQSIWIPVDGKTVNAGDEMTLGIRPEHLVPVESADVVITGETIVVEKLGNETQVYLHIEGCNDDVIYRVADTLSIDAGEKLDIGIPAHRCHLFHKDGLACQRLYQETTS, encoded by the coding sequence ATGGCAAATGTCACGTTAAACAATGTATGTAAAGCATATGGTGATGTACTTATTTCTAAAAACGTAGATCTTGAAATAAATGATGGTGAGTTTGTTGTATTCGTTGGTCCATCAGGTTGTGGTAAGTCAACTTTACTGCGTTGCATTGCTGGACTTGAAGATATAACGTCTGGTGATCTGTTTATTGGCGGCAAACGCATGAATGATGTTGAACCGTCGAAACGTGGTGTTGGCATGGTATTCCAGTCTTATGCGCTTTATCCACATTTAGATTTAACCGATAACATGTCGTTTGGTTTGAAGTTAGCAAAAGCAGATAAACAGCTAATCAAAGATCGTGTGAAACATGCCGCAGACATTCTGCAACTAACGCCACTACTCGATCGTAAGCCAAAGTCGTTATCCGGTGGTCAACGTCAACGCGTTGCTATTGGCCGTACCTTGGTATCACAACCAGAAGTATTTTTGTTAGATGAGCCACTATCAAATTTAGATGCGGCATTACGTGTAAAAATGCGTATTGAACTAGCGAAACTGCACAAGCAATTAGGTTGCACGATGATCTACGTGACCCATGATCAAGTTGAAGCGATGACAATGGCAGATAAGATCGTCGTACTTGACGGTGGTAATGTTGCTCAGGTTGGCGCGCCATTAGATATTTACCATTACCCTAAAAACATTTTTGTCGCTGGTTTTATTGGCTCACCAAAAATGAACTTCATTAACGTCAATATTCAAGCGACTGAAGCTGACCGTGTCGAAGTACTGCTACCTAATTGCCAGAGTATTTGGATCCCTGTCGATGGTAAAACAGTGAACGCCGGAGATGAAATGACCCTCGGTATTCGTCCAGAACATTTAGTCCCTGTTGAAAGTGCCGATGTGGTGATCACGGGTGAAACTATCGTGGTAGAAAAACTGGGTAATGAAACGCAAGTTTACTTGCACATTGAAGGCTGTAATGACGATGTTATTTATCGCGTGGCAGATACTCTATCTATTGATGCGGGCGAGAAGTTAGACATCGGTATTCCAGCACACCGTTGCCACTTGTTCCATAAAGATGGTTTAGCGTGTCAGCGCTTGTATCAAGAAACGACGAGTTAG
- the lamB gene encoding maltoporin LamB has protein sequence MKNLNRVAIAVSAALLSSAAGAVDFNGYMRAGTGLSGNNGENVSFEKNKIGRLGNENDLYAEFGFRQELPKIEGMEDQKWVVDAMIAQGNSGNNGWEDGDFNVAQFNVQATGLIASDKEATMWAGKRYYQRKDIHITDFYYLNTSGGAGGGIENLSVGPGKLSAAWMLDDGSQKTDEDEYGYVPHPTDPNGEPVWGVIGKKSESVNGHIFDVRYSGLNLWNNATLEVAAVYNFANETEGQTVKADDGVMLTAILQQGLSNGFNQTVLQYGTSSYGTQMAGLGGGAWFDRSGEQNDATGYRAINWGVMIFGDKIEVGHQLMYANSADVGLAKEEHELFSAVVRPMYKWNQNMKTIVELGVFSESKGSEDKGGSKATIAQAWSMGESFWARPELRVFASYITDDEGTTLGSSKGDSDYTIGMQVEAWF, from the coding sequence ATGAAAAACTTAAATCGTGTTGCGATTGCTGTATCTGCAGCCTTACTTTCTTCAGCCGCTGGCGCTGTTGATTTTAATGGTTACATGCGAGCTGGTACTGGATTAAGCGGTAATAATGGCGAAAATGTTAGTTTTGAGAAAAACAAAATTGGTCGTTTAGGTAATGAAAATGATCTTTATGCTGAGTTTGGTTTTCGTCAAGAGTTACCAAAAATCGAAGGGATGGAAGATCAGAAGTGGGTTGTTGATGCAATGATTGCACAAGGCAACTCTGGTAATAATGGTTGGGAAGATGGCGACTTCAACGTAGCGCAATTTAATGTGCAAGCGACAGGCCTGATTGCGAGCGATAAAGAAGCGACGATGTGGGCTGGTAAGCGTTATTACCAACGTAAAGATATTCATATTACCGATTTCTACTACTTGAATACATCTGGTGGTGCTGGTGGTGGTATTGAAAACTTAAGTGTTGGTCCTGGTAAATTATCAGCCGCTTGGATGTTAGATGACGGTAGCCAAAAAACAGATGAAGATGAATATGGCTACGTTCCTCATCCAACGGATCCTAATGGTGAACCTGTATGGGGAGTTATTGGTAAAAAATCAGAATCTGTAAATGGTCATATTTTTGATGTTCGCTATTCAGGTCTTAATTTATGGAACAATGCGACATTAGAAGTTGCAGCGGTATATAACTTTGCCAATGAAACGGAAGGCCAAACGGTGAAGGCTGATGATGGCGTGATGTTAACCGCTATTTTACAGCAAGGTTTAAGTAACGGTTTTAACCAAACGGTACTGCAATATGGTACTAGCTCTTACGGTACGCAAATGGCTGGGCTAGGTGGTGGTGCTTGGTTTGATCGTTCGGGTGAGCAGAATGATGCAACAGGTTATCGTGCGATTAACTGGGGTGTGATGATCTTTGGCGACAAGATTGAAGTTGGTCATCAGTTAATGTATGCCAATTCTGCTGATGTTGGTTTAGCGAAAGAAGAGCATGAGTTATTCAGTGCCGTGGTTCGTCCTATGTATAAGTGGAACCAGAATATGAAAACGATTGTTGAATTAGGTGTGTTCTCAGAATCAAAAGGTTCTGAAGATAAAGGCGGCAGCAAAGCGACAATCGCACAAGCATGGTCTATGGGCGAGAGTTTCTGGGCTAGACCTGAACTACGTGTATTCGCGTCATATATCACGGACGATGAAGGTACGACTCTAGGATCAAGTAAAGGCGATAGCGACTATACTATAGGTATGCAAGTTGAAGCTTGGTTCTAA
- a CDS encoding LruC domain-containing protein — MNSKYKTLLLMSTFLYSLDAVSAPFDDCPTEAFLSQYKNGATHYKSVDLSTGLVSTLQTDDDLGADSINAIAFNSTDHYIYGFDRNKLALVKLDSDFKATVLNFTNPPNNNFYVGDIKDNKFYFYRRYLGLYYTNLDSNAPDYLTITKVVGSNKTIRIADFAFHPTDGNIYAVEGKSGKLYQIDPTTGVATNVANTGFTSPGSAFGAAYFDSAGYLYFLRNKDGNIYRTDITDPNNITGASVYFAKADASNSNDGARCSDAPVISTDTDYGDAPDSYGTSLGVNGARHLTDYSNYILGDTVDAESDANLFPNSDDTDNLSDEDGILFQTALITGLDAQIMAIINGGQESAYFNGWIDWNQDGDFEDAGEHVFDDLNLTSDLHNLTLTVPATAAIGSTWARFRLGDQDNITSTGGYANGEVEDYPVQVSNGNTTSVYYPSEDDFVTLAYEDRWPERGDYDFNDVVIYYRVVQTIKNNEVSRVDIQGQLVNYGATYFNGFAVHLPGILRSNVDESSLQVNYNSVVSPTTGVLELYQTDAVVVVSDNLKSAFVSSCGNKYFNTESGCMGNSSSFTFEIKIPMVTPINVASMPAMPLNPFIFATENRNRNDFFGGPVGRDLEIHLPDMPITDLGSTDYFGLLDDVSNPPTTTYRNSNNLPWAVEIGNTEWKAPLESIDISSAYPEFNLFITSGGTFNEFWFDNPVFHRIVD; from the coding sequence ATGAATAGCAAGTATAAGACTCTATTGCTGATGTCTACCTTTCTTTATAGTTTGGACGCTGTATCGGCTCCTTTTGATGATTGCCCTACAGAAGCGTTTTTATCCCAATACAAGAACGGTGCTACACATTACAAATCTGTTGACCTCAGCACAGGCTTAGTATCAACGCTGCAAACAGACGACGATTTAGGGGCTGATTCTATTAATGCGATTGCTTTCAACAGCACTGACCATTATATCTATGGTTTTGACCGCAATAAACTAGCGCTAGTAAAGCTGGATAGTGACTTTAAAGCGACTGTATTAAACTTTACTAATCCACCCAACAATAATTTCTATGTCGGTGACATTAAAGATAATAAATTTTATTTTTACCGCCGCTACCTTGGGCTCTATTACACTAATTTAGACAGCAATGCTCCCGACTATCTCACCATAACAAAAGTCGTAGGATCGAATAAAACAATTAGAATTGCTGATTTTGCCTTTCATCCAACAGATGGCAATATATACGCGGTCGAAGGTAAAAGCGGGAAACTATATCAAATAGACCCAACGACAGGTGTTGCTACTAATGTAGCAAATACAGGCTTCACTTCACCAGGTAGTGCATTTGGTGCCGCTTATTTTGACTCTGCGGGTTATCTGTATTTCCTACGTAATAAAGACGGTAATATTTACCGTACAGACATAACCGACCCGAATAATATTACCGGTGCATCAGTGTACTTTGCAAAAGCCGATGCGAGTAACAGTAATGATGGTGCTCGTTGTTCAGATGCGCCTGTTATATCAACCGATACAGATTATGGTGATGCGCCAGATTCATACGGAACAAGCTTAGGTGTCAATGGTGCGAGACATCTCACCGACTACAGTAACTATATACTCGGCGACACAGTTGATGCAGAAAGTGACGCCAATTTATTCCCTAATTCAGATGACACGGATAACCTCTCTGATGAAGATGGTATTTTGTTTCAAACCGCACTCATTACAGGTTTAGATGCGCAAATAATGGCCATTATCAATGGCGGTCAGGAAAGTGCTTATTTCAACGGCTGGATTGATTGGAATCAAGACGGTGATTTTGAAGATGCCGGTGAACATGTATTTGATGACCTAAATTTAACGTCAGATCTACATAACCTGACGTTAACCGTGCCAGCAACCGCAGCGATCGGCAGCACATGGGCTCGATTCCGTCTCGGTGACCAAGACAACATAACAAGTACTGGTGGTTATGCAAATGGTGAAGTCGAAGATTATCCCGTTCAAGTGAGTAATGGTAATACGACAAGTGTCTACTATCCAAGTGAAGATGACTTTGTCACCCTTGCATATGAAGATCGCTGGCCGGAACGTGGAGATTACGATTTTAATGATGTCGTTATCTACTACCGAGTTGTGCAAACGATTAAAAATAATGAAGTATCTCGCGTTGATATCCAAGGTCAGTTAGTCAACTATGGCGCAACTTATTTCAACGGCTTTGCTGTGCATCTACCAGGTATTCTACGCAGTAATGTGGATGAGAGTTCATTGCAAGTGAACTATAACTCTGTCGTATCTCCAACAACAGGGGTGCTAGAACTCTATCAAACCGATGCTGTGGTCGTTGTGTCTGATAACTTAAAAAGTGCGTTTGTATCGTCTTGTGGGAATAAATATTTTAATACTGAATCGGGTTGTATGGGGAACAGCAGTTCTTTTACATTTGAAATAAAAATTCCGATGGTCACCCCTATTAACGTGGCGAGTATGCCTGCAATGCCATTAAATCCATTTATCTTTGCGACAGAAAACCGCAATCGAAATGACTTCTTTGGTGGACCTGTAGGACGAGATCTAGAAATTCACTTACCTGATATGCCAATAACAGATTTAGGTAGCACGGATTACTTCGGCCTTCTCGATGATGTTTCAAACCCACCAACAACGACATACAGGAATTCAAATAACTTACCTTGGGCAGTTGAAATTGGTAATACAGAATGGAAAGCGCCACTTGAATCAATAGATATCTCGTCAGCTTATCCAGAGTTCAATCTGTTTATTACCAGTGGCGGTACCTTTAATGAATTTTGGTTTGATAATCCAGTTTTCCACAGAATCGTCGATTAG
- a CDS encoding ATP-binding protein → MRLTIFHKLFISLMLISMLMMVGMALLINNSFQNGFQSYLNQSEIERIESMAENISEYYSPKKGWRKLQQQPELWDKLLRNIGEHPRKPKDFSEMASRKTRSNYNRLESRLNLLDNSGRSIIGNRKNLNRLHANIQVTKVAITQNGQKIGWLSILQRENIKGHLAERFLRQQLDNFYWIAAWAALFSFIVAALLVRHFLKPLTSLHEAAKSLSNGNFDYQIEVKSKDELAELSLAFNLLTTTLKSQKLSREQWLSDISHELRTPIAVLLSEIEAIEDGIRQPEPKYIKSLHSQVITLTRLVDDLYSLSQSDSGVLIDTSHTVDITNIINNISNQNEVRLADKHIAIERLYNHNQPALLNADAKSLAQLIGNLFENSYRYTNQDGVIQINLQQTNDNILLTIEDSAPAVPDEALPKLFERLYRVDKSRSRANGGSGLGLSICQNIVNMHNGHISAQHSPLGGLKITISLPTKDS, encoded by the coding sequence ATGCGTTTAACCATATTCCATAAATTGTTTATCTCATTAATGCTCATCAGCATGCTGATGATGGTTGGCATGGCATTACTGATCAACAATAGTTTTCAAAATGGTTTTCAAAGTTACCTGAATCAAAGTGAAATAGAACGAATTGAAAGCATGGCTGAAAATATCAGTGAATATTATTCACCCAAGAAAGGTTGGCGAAAACTACAACAGCAACCCGAATTATGGGACAAACTATTAAGAAATATTGGAGAGCACCCAAGAAAGCCAAAAGATTTTTCTGAAATGGCCTCAAGAAAAACCAGATCCAATTACAATCGACTTGAATCCCGTCTTAATTTATTAGATAACAGCGGTAGGTCTATTATTGGCAACCGTAAAAATTTAAACCGCTTACATGCCAACATACAAGTTACTAAGGTTGCGATAACCCAGAATGGGCAAAAAATCGGTTGGTTATCCATTCTCCAAAGAGAAAATATTAAAGGCCATTTAGCAGAGCGTTTTTTACGTCAACAACTCGATAATTTTTATTGGATCGCGGCTTGGGCAGCATTATTTTCATTTATCGTTGCCGCCTTATTAGTACGTCATTTTTTAAAACCATTAACAAGTTTACACGAGGCGGCTAAGTCATTATCCAATGGTAATTTTGATTATCAAATTGAAGTGAAAAGTAAGGATGAACTGGCTGAATTATCTTTGGCGTTTAACCTACTCACCACAACACTTAAATCACAAAAGTTATCACGTGAGCAATGGCTATCAGATATTTCTCACGAACTACGCACCCCTATTGCCGTTTTACTTAGTGAGATAGAAGCGATTGAAGATGGTATTCGTCAGCCTGAGCCTAAATACATTAAATCATTACATAGCCAAGTAATCACCCTCACCCGCTTAGTCGATGACTTATACTCATTGTCACAATCTGACAGTGGCGTATTAATCGACACATCACACACAGTTGATATCACCAATATCATTAACAATATTTCGAATCAAAATGAAGTTCGCTTAGCCGATAAACACATTGCGATAGAACGTTTATACAATCATAACCAGCCAGCATTATTAAACGCCGATGCCAAATCACTGGCTCAACTAATCGGAAACCTATTTGAAAATAGCTATCGCTACACCAATCAAGATGGCGTAATACAAATTAATTTACAGCAAACAAACGACAATATTTTACTCACGATTGAAGACAGTGCGCCAGCCGTGCCCGACGAAGCACTACCCAAACTATTCGAACGTTTATACCGTGTCGATAAATCTCGCAGCCGTGCCAATGGCGGTTCAGGACTCGGTTTATCTATTTGCCAAAATATCGTCAATATGCACAATGGCCATATTAGCGCGCAACATTCTCCACTTGGTGGACTTAAAATAACCATCTCACTCCCGACTAAGGACAGCTAA
- a CDS encoding response regulator has protein sequence MTISAKTILVVEDEPSLAIVLCEYLTQAGFQTHIIDNGLEVIDWVKQNTPDLLILDLMLPHRDGLDIYRELRTFSQVPVVMATARVDEIDRLLGLELGADDYICKPYSPREVVARIKNVLRRTVEVSTPPQHGLIIDDKQMKVTFNEQALTLTPAEFRLLSFFNQHPEQVFNRDQLMQKIYADNRLVTDRTIDSHIKNLRKKLQDANPNNEYIKSIYGVGYRFTRA, from the coding sequence ATGACTATTTCAGCAAAAACGATTCTAGTGGTTGAAGATGAACCGTCACTGGCGATCGTATTGTGTGAATACCTCACGCAAGCCGGATTTCAGACTCACATTATTGATAATGGCCTTGAGGTTATTGACTGGGTGAAACAAAACACACCAGACCTGCTTATTCTCGATCTCATGCTTCCTCATCGTGATGGTTTGGATATCTACCGTGAATTACGTACTTTTAGCCAAGTACCTGTCGTCATGGCGACTGCACGCGTAGATGAAATTGATCGCTTATTAGGATTAGAATTAGGTGCGGATGATTATATCTGTAAGCCTTACAGCCCTCGTGAAGTCGTCGCACGTATCAAAAATGTATTGCGCCGAACCGTCGAAGTATCGACACCACCGCAACATGGCCTCATCATTGATGATAAACAAATGAAGGTCACTTTTAATGAGCAGGCGTTAACATTAACACCCGCTGAGTTTCGTTTACTGAGCTTTTTTAATCAGCACCCAGAACAGGTGTTTAATCGTGATCAACTCATGCAAAAAATATATGCCGATAACCGTTTAGTCACCGACCGTACCATTGACAGTCACATCAAAAACTTACGTAAAAAGTTGCAAGATGCCAATCCGAACAATGAATATATTAAATCTATTTATGGTGTTGGTTATCGATTTACACGAGCATAA
- a CDS encoding EF-hand domain-containing protein, protein MKKTLFITAALLTAMTTTTFAYADSDSKQRNHVSFEQMDTNQDGKVAKDEATGRLAEHFDKFDTDNDGFVSKEDLPKKGQHHRGKMFAEMDSNNDGKISKDEATGRLAENFDKIDTDNDGFITKSDMKNKGKHHKGKMFKKMDTNNDGKISRDEATGRLAENFDKLDTNGDGFITKDELPKRGKHHKGNMFKKMDTDNDGKISKDEMNQHFDKLDTNNDGFISKDELVKQHKNR, encoded by the coding sequence ATGAAAAAAACACTCTTTATTACAGCCGCATTATTAACAGCGATGACAACCACTACGTTTGCTTATGCAGATAGCGACAGCAAGCAACGCAATCATGTATCTTTTGAACAAATGGACACCAACCAAGATGGCAAAGTTGCTAAAGATGAAGCAACGGGTCGTTTAGCTGAACACTTTGATAAATTTGATACCGACAACGATGGTTTCGTTAGTAAAGAAGATTTACCAAAAAAAGGGCAGCATCATAGAGGCAAGATGTTTGCAGAGATGGACAGCAACAATGACGGTAAGATCTCAAAAGATGAAGCGACAGGCCGCTTGGCCGAAAATTTCGATAAGATCGATACCGACAACGACGGTTTCATCACTAAATCTGACATGAAAAACAAAGGTAAACATCATAAAGGTAAAATGTTCAAAAAAATGGACACTAACAATGATGGTAAGATCTCAAGAGATGAAGCAACAGGCCGCCTCGCTGAGAACTTTGATAAATTAGATACAAATGGTGACGGATTCATTACCAAAGATGAACTACCAAAACGTGGCAAACACCATAAAGGCAATATGTTCAAAAAAATGGACACTGATAATGACGGTAAAATATCAAAAGACGAAATGAACCAACACTTTGATAAACTCGATACAAATAATGATGGTTTTATCTCAAAAGATGAATTAGTAAAGCAGCATAAAAACCGCTAA